A genomic stretch from Lepisosteus oculatus isolate fLepOcu1 chromosome 7, fLepOcu1.hap2, whole genome shotgun sequence includes:
- the mdm2 gene encoding E3 ubiquitin-protein ligase Mdm2 isoform X2, whose translation MTDGMATANCLSSSQINGTDNEKLVKPKTKLHALLQHAGADKDIFTMKEIMFYLGQYIMDKQLYDKKQQHIVHCTNDLLGDVLGVNSFSVKEPRNLYALISKNLIAVKNEDSQTAFTELRSQSEPDRGPQEFDSEITKGESNRASADASCSYTAGRRRRRSSDPETSTDEELCDRRKRHKSDSISLTFDESLSWCIIGGLRRDSVSSESSDSRDNADLNTSTGEDSESSFSHDSDSDNFSVEFEVESIYSDTYSLNDETSELTDADDEVYEVTIFEADNGDDSFDEDTEISEADYWKCARCDELNPPLPRHCNRCWGIRQDWFPESDADPKSWESKSSANAAEDKCSREEGVDVPDGKRSCSEPPCDPKQDSCKEALVMKSCVTSMCESQETLCSQPSTSSSGTALSQEEVPELERQSSLDSCLPQSCVDPCVICQSRPKNGCIVHGRTGHLMACYTCAKKLKKRNKQCPVCRQPIQSVVLTYFS comes from the exons ATGACTGACGGAATGGCAACTGCTAACTGCTTAAGCAGTTCACAGATAAATGGGACAGATAATGAAAAGCTC gttaaaccaaaaacaaaactgcacgCTTTGCTACAGCATGCTGGAGCCGATAAAGATATTTTCACAATGAAGGAG atCATGTTTTACCTCGGGCAGTATATAATGGATAAGCAGCTTTATGACAAGAAGCAGCAACACATAGTCCATTGTACAAATGACCTTCTGGGGGACGTTCTGGGAGTGAACAGCTTCTCAGTTAAAGAGCCTCG gaATCTCTACGCTTTGATTTCCAAGAACCTGATTGCAGTCAAAAATGAAG atTCACAGACTGCATTCACGGAACTCAGAAGTCAAAGCGAACCTGACAGAGGACCTCAG GAATTTGATTCAGAAATCACAAAAGGAGAAAGTAACAGAGCGTCAGCCGATGCTTCCTGTTCATATACCGCTGGACGAAGAAGGCGGAGAAGTAGTGACCCTG AAACATCCACTGATGAAGAGCTGTGTGACCGACGGAAAAGACACAAGTCTGACAGCATCTCTCTCACATTTGATGAAAGCTTGTCCTGGTGCATCATTGGAGGTTTGCGAAGAGATAGTGTAAGCAGTGAATCATCAGATTCTCGAGATAATGCT GACTTAAACACTTCTACAGGTGAAGACTCTGAAAGTTCATTCAGTCACGATTCTGATTCAGACAACTTCAGTGTGGAGTTTGAGGTGGAATCGATATACTCTGATACCTACAGCCTCAATGATGAGACTTCAGAGCTGACGGATGCAGATGATgag GTTTATGAAGTCACCATTTTTGAAGCTGATAATGGCGATGACTCCTTTGACGAGGACACCGAAATATCTGAAGCA gATTACTGGAAGTGCGCGCGCTGTGATGAGCTGAACCCTCCTCTCCCACGCCACTGCAACAGGTGTTGGGGTATCCGTCAAGACTGGTTCCCAGAGTCCGACGCTGATCCCAAGTCCTGGGAATCCAAATCTTCTGCTAACGCAGCGGAGGACAAGTGCTCTCGGGAGGAGGGCGTGGATGTCCCCGATGGTAAGAGGTCCTGCTCCGAGCCTCCCTGCGACCCTAAGCAGGACTCTTGCAAAGAGGCCTTGGTGATGAAGAGCTGCGTGACGTCCATGTGCGAATCCCAGGAAACCCTGTGCTCCCAGCCCTCCACCTCGAGCAGCGGCACTGCGCTCAGCCAGGAGGAGGTTCCTGAGCTGGAGCGTCAGAGCAGCCTGGATTCGTGCCTCCCCCAGAGCTGCGTGGACCCCTGCGTCATCTGCCAGAGCAGACCCAAGAACGGCTGCATCGTCCACGGCCGGACGGGCCATCTCATGGCCTGCTACACCTGCGCCAAGAAACTGAAGAAGCGCAACAAGCAGTGTCCGGTGTGCAGGCAGCCCATCCAGTCGGTGGTCTTGACGTACTTCAGCTAA
- the mdm2 gene encoding E3 ubiquitin-protein ligase Mdm2 isoform X1, producing the protein MSGTEVDTDEVQEQMTDGMATANCLSSSQINGTDNEKLVKPKTKLHALLQHAGADKDIFTMKEIMFYLGQYIMDKQLYDKKQQHIVHCTNDLLGDVLGVNSFSVKEPRNLYALISKNLIAVKNEDSQTAFTELRSQSEPDRGPQEFDSEITKGESNRASADASCSYTAGRRRRRSSDPETSTDEELCDRRKRHKSDSISLTFDESLSWCIIGGLRRDSVSSESSDSRDNADLNTSTGEDSESSFSHDSDSDNFSVEFEVESIYSDTYSLNDETSELTDADDEVYEVTIFEADNGDDSFDEDTEISEADYWKCARCDELNPPLPRHCNRCWGIRQDWFPESDADPKSWESKSSANAAEDKCSREEGVDVPDGKRSCSEPPCDPKQDSCKEALVMKSCVTSMCESQETLCSQPSTSSSGTALSQEEVPELERQSSLDSCLPQSCVDPCVICQSRPKNGCIVHGRTGHLMACYTCAKKLKKRNKQCPVCRQPIQSVVLTYFS; encoded by the exons ATGTCCGGGACAGAAGTTGACACCGACGAAGTGCAAGAGCAG ATGACTGACGGAATGGCAACTGCTAACTGCTTAAGCAGTTCACAGATAAATGGGACAGATAATGAAAAGCTC gttaaaccaaaaacaaaactgcacgCTTTGCTACAGCATGCTGGAGCCGATAAAGATATTTTCACAATGAAGGAG atCATGTTTTACCTCGGGCAGTATATAATGGATAAGCAGCTTTATGACAAGAAGCAGCAACACATAGTCCATTGTACAAATGACCTTCTGGGGGACGTTCTGGGAGTGAACAGCTTCTCAGTTAAAGAGCCTCG gaATCTCTACGCTTTGATTTCCAAGAACCTGATTGCAGTCAAAAATGAAG atTCACAGACTGCATTCACGGAACTCAGAAGTCAAAGCGAACCTGACAGAGGACCTCAG GAATTTGATTCAGAAATCACAAAAGGAGAAAGTAACAGAGCGTCAGCCGATGCTTCCTGTTCATATACCGCTGGACGAAGAAGGCGGAGAAGTAGTGACCCTG AAACATCCACTGATGAAGAGCTGTGTGACCGACGGAAAAGACACAAGTCTGACAGCATCTCTCTCACATTTGATGAAAGCTTGTCCTGGTGCATCATTGGAGGTTTGCGAAGAGATAGTGTAAGCAGTGAATCATCAGATTCTCGAGATAATGCT GACTTAAACACTTCTACAGGTGAAGACTCTGAAAGTTCATTCAGTCACGATTCTGATTCAGACAACTTCAGTGTGGAGTTTGAGGTGGAATCGATATACTCTGATACCTACAGCCTCAATGATGAGACTTCAGAGCTGACGGATGCAGATGATgag GTTTATGAAGTCACCATTTTTGAAGCTGATAATGGCGATGACTCCTTTGACGAGGACACCGAAATATCTGAAGCA gATTACTGGAAGTGCGCGCGCTGTGATGAGCTGAACCCTCCTCTCCCACGCCACTGCAACAGGTGTTGGGGTATCCGTCAAGACTGGTTCCCAGAGTCCGACGCTGATCCCAAGTCCTGGGAATCCAAATCTTCTGCTAACGCAGCGGAGGACAAGTGCTCTCGGGAGGAGGGCGTGGATGTCCCCGATGGTAAGAGGTCCTGCTCCGAGCCTCCCTGCGACCCTAAGCAGGACTCTTGCAAAGAGGCCTTGGTGATGAAGAGCTGCGTGACGTCCATGTGCGAATCCCAGGAAACCCTGTGCTCCCAGCCCTCCACCTCGAGCAGCGGCACTGCGCTCAGCCAGGAGGAGGTTCCTGAGCTGGAGCGTCAGAGCAGCCTGGATTCGTGCCTCCCCCAGAGCTGCGTGGACCCCTGCGTCATCTGCCAGAGCAGACCCAAGAACGGCTGCATCGTCCACGGCCGGACGGGCCATCTCATGGCCTGCTACACCTGCGCCAAGAAACTGAAGAAGCGCAACAAGCAGTGTCCGGTGTGCAGGCAGCCCATCCAGTCGGTGGTCTTGACGTACTTCAGCTAA